One genomic region from Evansella sp. LMS18 encodes:
- a CDS encoding (Fe-S)-binding protein, with amino-acid sequence MEPIIINWILFILVTGYAVYLFASLVKTRYEYIKLGKKAEFTMDTKQRWEAVMVNVFGQKKLLKDKKSGIIHVLFFYGFLLVQFSAIDVIWKGLNPGSHLPLGPVYPFFTFFQEIVVLLILVAVVWAFHRRYVEKLVRLKRNFKAGLVLIFIGGLMISKLFAKGMEMLWLDKPVTMWEPIAAGIATVFSGISPTAAGAAFFVFWWLHLLFLLTFLVYIPQSKHAHLIAGPANVYVGPTHKRGQLTPINFEDEEAEKFGKNEIEDFNQKQLLDLYACVECGRCTNMCPATGTGKMLSPMDIIVKMRDHLTEKGAAVTSRKPWMPEFAFNNTKGNQLAAAGAGGAEAAAAVDPYDVSLIGDVITEEELWACTTCRNCEDQCPVANEHVDKIVDMRRYLVLTEGKMDTEAQRTMKNIEKQGNPWGINRKERENWRDGRDDIDVPTVKEMKKRGEEFEYLYFVGSMGSYDSRSQKVAQSFAKIMNEAGIKFAILGNKEKNSGDTPRRIGNEFLFQELAQANIQEFEKNGVKKIITTDPHTYNAFKNEYPDFGLEAEVYHHTELIFEWLQQGLIKPTKEVDETIVYHDSCYLGRYNDVYDAPREILKSIPGVNLVEMERNRENGMCCGAGGGMMWMEEDTGTRVNEARTEQALETSASVIGSACPYCLTMLSDGTKAKEVEENVKTLDIVEILEKSLDIKKESEPA; translated from the coding sequence ATGGAACCGATTATAATCAATTGGATTCTTTTTATCCTTGTAACAGGTTATGCAGTTTATTTATTCGCCTCACTTGTTAAAACGAGATATGAATATATAAAGCTTGGGAAAAAAGCAGAATTCACCATGGACACAAAGCAGCGCTGGGAGGCTGTGATGGTCAATGTGTTCGGGCAGAAAAAGTTATTGAAGGACAAGAAGAGCGGGATCATTCACGTATTGTTTTTCTATGGATTCCTGCTTGTGCAATTCAGTGCTATTGACGTGATCTGGAAAGGGCTTAACCCAGGGTCACATCTGCCTCTTGGACCAGTTTATCCATTCTTCACATTTTTCCAGGAAATTGTCGTATTACTGATTCTTGTAGCAGTCGTCTGGGCTTTCCACCGCCGTTATGTGGAAAAACTCGTTCGTCTGAAGCGTAATTTCAAAGCCGGCCTTGTACTTATATTTATCGGAGGCCTGATGATTTCCAAGCTTTTTGCTAAAGGAATGGAAATGCTCTGGCTCGATAAGCCAGTAACAATGTGGGAGCCGATTGCAGCCGGAATTGCAACCGTTTTCAGCGGTATCAGTCCGACAGCGGCCGGGGCAGCATTCTTCGTTTTCTGGTGGCTGCACCTGTTATTCCTGCTCACTTTCCTTGTTTACATTCCGCAGTCCAAGCACGCTCACTTGATCGCTGGCCCTGCAAACGTCTATGTAGGCCCGACACATAAGAGAGGGCAGCTGACTCCGATTAACTTTGAAGACGAGGAAGCTGAGAAGTTCGGGAAAAACGAAATAGAAGACTTTAACCAGAAGCAGCTTCTTGATTTATATGCCTGTGTGGAATGTGGGCGCTGTACAAACATGTGTCCTGCAACCGGAACAGGAAAAATGCTTTCTCCAATGGACATCATCGTAAAAATGCGTGACCACCTTACTGAAAAGGGAGCAGCAGTTACTTCACGGAAGCCGTGGATGCCTGAATTCGCATTCAATAATACAAAAGGCAACCAGCTTGCAGCGGCAGGAGCAGGGGGAGCAGAGGCAGCGGCTGCTGTGGACCCTTATGATGTAAGCCTCATTGGCGACGTTATTACGGAGGAAGAGCTCTGGGCTTGTACTACTTGCCGTAACTGTGAGGACCAGTGCCCTGTAGCTAACGAGCACGTAGACAAAATCGTTGATATGCGTCGTTACCTTGTTTTAACAGAAGGTAAGATGGATACAGAAGCACAGCGTACAATGAAGAATATCGAAAAACAAGGCAACCCTTGGGGAATCAACCGTAAAGAGCGTGAAAACTGGCGCGATGGCCGGGACGATATTGACGTTCCTACTGTGAAGGAAATGAAAAAGCGCGGAGAAGAATTTGAGTACCTGTACTTTGTAGGCTCCATGGGTTCTTATGACAGCAGAAGCCAGAAAGTGGCCCAGTCCTTCGCAAAAATCATGAATGAAGCGGGGATCAAGTTTGCTATCCTTGGAAACAAAGAAAAGAATTCCGGCGATACTCCAAGGCGTATCGGAAACGAATTCTTATTCCAGGAGCTGGCACAGGCCAATATTCAGGAATTTGAGAAAAACGGTGTGAAGAAGATCATTACAACAGATCCACACACTTACAATGCATTCAAAAACGAGTACCCGGATTTCGGACTTGAAGCAGAAGTGTACCACCATACAGAACTTATTTTTGAATGGCTGCAGCAAGGGCTGATCAAGCCGACGAAGGAAGTAGATGAAACAATCGTTTACCACGACTCCTGCTACCTCGGCCGCTATAACGATGTTTATGATGCACCTCGTGAAATCCTGAAGTCCATTCCTGGCGTTAATCTCGTGGAGATGGAACGTAACCGGGAAAACGGCATGTGCTGTGGCGCAGGCGGCGGGATGATGTGGATGGAAGAAGATACTGGTACACGTGTTAACGAAGCACGTACAGAACAGGCTCTCGAAACATCAGCATCTGTCATCGGAAGTGCGTGTCCGTACTGTCTTACAATGCTAAGCGACGGAACGAAGGCGAAAGAAGTAGAAGAGAATGTTAAAACACTGGATATTGTAGAAATTTTAGAAAAATCTCTCGATATTAAGAAGGAATCTGAACCTGCATAA
- the cls gene encoding cardiolipin synthase, with protein MVFIILFAIILAFIIWIVIDLQLGQKKHQSEIQPYKEAPVRSTDAVFIGHGDELFKHMFQLIETAEDHIHINFYIFRDDKIGYEMLTRLKKKAREGVTVRLMVDWVGLAITRKEIKRLRSAGVKFAKTQSPSFPYLFYSLNERNHRKITVIDGKAGYVGGYNVGDEYLGKDPAKGPWRDYHLYLTGEAVADLQTQFIRDWRKSSGEDLHEDPRYFPPLPEGKLKAQIVATDGAHVKESMMKMLSKAKHSVLIGTPYFIPGVEMRDYLIQLAEKGINVQILIPKYPDHPLVKDAAFPYFEPLLKAGVEIRQFYEGFYHSKAMIIDDTIADIGTANFDMRSFHLNLEINCIIYDGDWVREVKSKIEKDFFGSSEKITMEHVNNRTFGDKAKEALATAISPFM; from the coding sequence GTGGTTTTTATCATACTTTTCGCTATAATTCTAGCTTTCATTATATGGATAGTAATTGACCTGCAACTGGGACAGAAAAAACACCAGTCAGAAATCCAGCCTTATAAAGAAGCTCCTGTCCGCAGCACTGATGCTGTTTTTATCGGCCACGGAGACGAATTATTTAAGCATATGTTTCAATTAATAGAGACTGCAGAAGACCACATCCATATAAACTTTTATATTTTCAGGGATGACAAAATAGGATATGAAATGCTTACAAGGCTGAAAAAGAAGGCCAGAGAAGGGGTTACAGTGCGCCTTATGGTCGACTGGGTTGGCCTGGCGATTACCAGGAAAGAAATAAAAAGGCTCAGAAGCGCCGGAGTAAAGTTCGCAAAAACCCAGTCCCCTTCTTTCCCTTATTTATTTTACAGCCTTAATGAAAGAAATCACAGAAAAATTACTGTTATTGATGGGAAAGCCGGCTACGTCGGCGGCTATAATGTTGGGGACGAGTATTTGGGCAAGGACCCTGCAAAAGGACCTTGGAGAGATTACCACTTATACCTGACAGGCGAAGCGGTAGCCGACCTCCAGACACAATTCATCCGTGACTGGAGAAAATCTTCCGGGGAAGACCTGCATGAGGATCCACGTTACTTCCCTCCCCTGCCGGAAGGCAAATTAAAGGCCCAGATTGTAGCGACTGATGGGGCCCATGTGAAAGAATCGATGATGAAAATGCTGAGTAAGGCAAAACATTCGGTTCTGATAGGCACGCCATATTTTATTCCAGGGGTGGAGATGAGGGATTACTTGATTCAGCTTGCGGAAAAAGGAATAAATGTGCAGATCCTGATCCCAAAGTATCCCGACCATCCCCTTGTAAAAGACGCTGCGTTTCCTTACTTTGAGCCGTTACTTAAAGCCGGGGTGGAGATCCGGCAGTTTTACGAAGGTTTTTACCATTCGAAAGCGATGATCATTGATGATACGATTGCGGATATCGGAACTGCGAACTTTGATATGCGCAGCTTCCATCTTAACCTTGAAATCAATTGTATTATTTACGATGGCGACTGGGTCCGTGAGGTGAAAAGCAAGATTGAAAAAGACTTTTTCGGAAGCAGCGAGAAAATTACCATGGAACATGTGAACAACCGAACCTTTGGCGATAAAGCGAAAGAGGCGCTTGCCACCGCCATCTCCCCCTTTATGTGA